The following nucleotide sequence is from Pectinophora gossypiella chromosome 17, ilPecGoss1.1, whole genome shotgun sequence.
AATAGTGGACCTCACGTTCGCGACCCCCTCCACGGCCCGGAGAATTCAAGGGTGGAAGGTGGAGGTAGACGTGGAGACACTGTCGGATCACCGATACATCCGCTTCGATGTCTCTACGTCTGCCTCCACAATGGCGCCTGTGGCTCGCGCTACTGAGGAGGGCCCTCGTTGGGTGTTAGGTCGACTGGACCGTGAGCTGGCCGAGGAGGCGGCCATTGTGGAGGGCTGGGTGATGGATGCCGGCCCACCCGAGGATGTGGATGCGGGAGCGGAGCTGCTCGGCGTATCGCTTACGAATGTATGCGATGCGTCGATGCCCAGAGCCAGACCGCTTCCCCCACGTCGGCGGGTGTACTGGTGGCGCGCTGAACTACACCAACTGCGCCAAACCTGTGTCGCTGCGCGCCGCAGGTACACGAGATGCCGAAGGCGCAGCATCCGTGACGGGCCTCTGGAGGTTGCCCTGTACACCGAGTACAGGACCGCCTGTAGTGCCCTCCAGACAGCCATATCGCGGGCCAAACAGGAGTCCTGGGAGGAGTGGCTCGCCCTCCTAAACCGGGACCCCTGGGGCAGACCATATCGGGCAGTAAGGCGGAAGCTCCGGCCCTGGGCTCCGCCACTCACCACAACTCTCGAACCCCAGTTGGTTGAGAGTGTGGTGCAGACGCTGTTCCCGAGTCGGGCGTGGTCTGCCCGGCCTGTGACTGTCGCGGATGAGCAGGAGGTGAGGCCTGTGTCCGAGGCGGAGTTGCGGTACGCCGCGGCGAAACTCCGCCTCAAAAAGACCGCCCCTGGTCTGGACGGGGTGCCAGGGCGAGTGCTAGCCCTAGCACTGTTGGAGCTGGGGAGCCAATTTCGGGCCCTTTTTACCAGATGTTTGGTGCAGGGTCGCTTCCCCAGCTCCTGGAAGGAGGGCAAGCTTGTCCTTCTTAAGAAGGACGGCCGTCCGGCTGACCAGCCGTCCGCCTACCGGCCTATCGTATTGCTCGGCGAGACAAGCAAGCTCTTTGAGCGCGTGCTTGTCCATCGTCTCGCCGAGCACATCGATTTACACGAAACCCAATATGGGTTCCGTGTGGGTCGGTCGACGATCGACGCGATATCCCGCGTCAGGGAGCAGGCGGAGGAGGCGGTTTCACAGGGCGACGTGTTGTTGGCGGTGTCGTTGGACATCTCCAACGCATTCAACACGCTCCCCTGGGACGCGGTCACGGCGGCGCTCGACCACTTTGAGGTTCCCGGCCACCTGCAAAGGTTGGTCCGGGACTACTTTAATGGACGGGCGGTGGTGTTCCCGACACGAGCCGGTTGGGCACGTCGGGAGatgtcgtgcggtgttccacagggttcgGTCTTGGGACCGTTCCTGTGGAACATCGGATACGACTGGGTGTTGCGCGGGGCCACTTTGCGGGGGGTCAGCGTAACTTGTTACGCTGACGACACTCTCGTGTCGGCCCGCGGCAGCACCCACCGGGAAGCCGGTGTCCTCGCCACTGCAGGTGTCGCGCAAGTGGTGCGCCGGATTCGGCAGCTGGGCCTTGAGGTGGCTCTGCACAAATCCGAGGCTCTAACATTCCACGGGCCTCGGAACGGGCCGCCTCCCAACGCCCGCATCGTAGTCGGCGGAACCTCCATCGCCATCGGGTCGACGATGAAATACCTGGGACTCGTCCTCGATGGCAGATGGAGTTTCCAAGAGCACTTCCGGCGCTTGGCCCCAAAATTGGTGGCTGCAGCCGGAGCGCTTGGGGGAGTGCTCCCAAACTTGGGAGGCCCTGGAAGGGCATGCCGCCGCCTCTACATGGGGGTGGTGCGCTCCATGGCGCTGTACGGTGCGCCCATATGGGCGGATTCCCTGAGCGCCCGGAACCGGACCCTGCTGCGACGACCGCAGCGGGTCATGGCGCTCAGAGTGGCCCGGGCGTACCGTACGGTATCCTACACCGCGGCCTGCTTGATTGCGGGCAGTCCGCCGTGGGAACTTGAGGCACGAGTTCTCGCGGCGGTCTACAGGCGGCGTGCGGAAGCCAACAACAACGGCGATTTCCCGCACCCCCGTGAGGTGGCGCAGTGGAGGGAGGACGCCCGAGATGTCCTCCTTAACACTTGGCAGGAGGAGTTGGACACCCCGAATACCAGCCGGGAGTTGGTGGCGGCGATCCGACCGGTCCTTCGGGATTGGATCGAGTGCCAACACGGCGCTCCCACCTACCACCTCACGCAGGTCCTCACCGGGCACGGGTGCTTTGGTGAGTATCTGTTTGGAGTGGTCAGGAGGGAGCCGACCGCCGAATGCCACCACTGTGTGGGAGGCGTGGTGGACACGGCACGGCACACGCGCGAGGCGTGCCCCGCTTGGGCGATCCCTCGCGCTGCCCTGTCCGCCGTGCTGGGCCCGGATATCTCACTGCCGGCCATGATCGTGGCCATGGTCGGCAGTGAAGCGGCCTGGAAAGCGGTCGTCACCTTCTCAGACGCAGTGATGTCTGAGAAGGAAGCAGCGGAGAGAGAGCGGGAGAACTCCGCGGACTCTCTTCCGATGCGCCGCAGACGGCCAGGAAGGCGGCGCCAGGCGCACCTGGTCACTATTGACCGtgcgccgccttgacggggacctgtgggcggtggtcgggggaccgccgtccacaacacaggtcccgtgccgtagggctccccaagtgttccgggcagccctcggcggagggggaggcgcttgacgcgctcccatgggcgctgggcccgtaagggcatccgccggcggggacgcggttgtgtgcaactgcgttcccgtgtcctcgccacatggcggcaaggaggaacaccgttgggttttagtgggtataccgggtggcgacacccggggagtcccacataaccacgtcgtccccccgggcggcgtggtatgcgtaacgcatttcccaacgttaaaaaaaaaaaaaaaaaaaaaggttaggttaggttaggttaggttaggttaggttaggttaggttaggttaggttaggttaggttaggttaggttaggttaggttaggttaggttaggttaggttcccgtgtggagttgctgatctcccatcgggcgcgtccccaggtggcggataggggaatgcccccccagatatgggggggtaccggcttcggccggcgcggaccaaaacagcgtggtggagtcacccttgctcgtggccctctgcagggacgaggtggtgcgcagagtggacacaggagggtgaccatccgacggcgtctctggcttcggccagacgacaggggcttcggctccaccgttggcaggggcggcgggtccggcagcaatgccgggcaatggcttcggccaccgtcggcccgacccgtagcccagacgcaaCGCTGTCTGGAGCGGGGGCCGCCTTCGCactgagcggagggggccgcgaggaagacaacctctgtaaaaaattACCGCAAGCTTAAGTTGGTGGTGTCCGGCGATGGGCTGGATGGTCTGACGGTCAGGCCGCTAGGACTACCCTGGGGAGACAACCCCAGTAAATAAAACCGTCCCAGATGTACTGGACCATGGAAGCGCTCAAAAATTCAACTACCCACGCTGGCAGCCGGGAAACCGGTGAATCCAGCTTAAGGCCCCCAATCGTATGTGGGGGGGGCTGCGATCGCTCCGTAGGCTCCGATAGCCTTCGTAAATCCCCGACTCAAAGGGTAGACTTCTACCCGGCGTTCGACGCCACTACTACCGGACAAGACTCGCGCGCGCCAACACCATCCGCACTTCCCGAAGTGCGGGTGGTGCTGGAGCGCATCCCCACACCGATTTCGAAGTCAGCACCTAATGCTGAAGGAGCTGCTCCTGGGCCTAGTGCTCAGTCAGAGCAGCCAAGGTCACGTCCTTACTCCGCTTCGTCCTCGGACGAAGTGAGTAGTCTAAGGACAGTGTGCTCGATGGAGAGTGTGACCTCCCTTCCGGAGGGCAAGCTGTGGCGAAAGCGGAAGACAGCTTCGCTTTCGGACCCGTCCTCTGACGATGGCAGCCAAGTGCCGGAAACAGCACGCGGCTCGCCCGTCCTCAGGGCTCGGGCCAAGAGGGGTAGGGGACGCCCTCCCACTACCGGCGAATACGTCGGCCTTGCGAAAGCCAAGGCCGAACATAACCGTGCCGTGCGCGAAGCGCTCAGGCTGCAAGCCGAGGAAGAAGTGGCCAAAGCGGCCAAGAGGACTTTCTACCTCCGACGGTCCAACCCATCGTCGGAGACGGAAACCCAGCTGATGGACTCAGGCTCAGAAGCCGTCTCGCTTACGGCTGCAGAGCTGCATGAGAAGGCGAAAGAGGCGATTGGCATCGTTCGCAACGTAGCTGTGAAATCGGGACAACTGAAGGGTACGTTCGTACGTGCCCTGAAGGATGCCGCACAGCTACTCCAAGAGTCTCTGTCTGCCCTGCATGCCACGTCTACCAGCGATGAAACGCGCAAGCTGCAGGAACAGAATGCTCGCCAACAGGCGAAACTTGACGCGCAGCAAAAGGAGATAGACGTGCTCCGTGGCGAGATGCGCCAGCTCAAGGCCTCTTTGAATCCAACTCAGAGAGTGCCGTCGCCTGCTCCCGAACCGCTTGCAGAGAGCCCGCAACCGGAGTCGGCGCCGAGAGCTGTGCGCTCCTTACCAGCAAGACGTGCGAATCCGCCGCCAGCCACGAGCAGTAGAGCCGTGTCTGATAAAGAGGAAGGCCTAGTCGCGCAGATCATAAGCCAAGTTGGCTTCATGATCGATGCGAAGCTGGCAGGCCTGGAGGACCGGCTCCTGCCTCCAAAAGTGACGCGTCCACCGCTGGCGGCGGATCGGAAAAACGCGCTCTCATACGCTGCTGCAGCGAAGGCGTCTGCTGCTGCAGCGAAGGCTCCCGCCACAACTGTGGCTAAGAAAGCGACTGCCACAGCGGCCACGGCCGCTAGCACCTCGCGTGCTGCCCCGTCTGCGGCCTTGCAAGGCCCGACTGCGGCGGCCAGTAGTTCGGCCTCTGCGCCTCCGAAAAAGAGGAAGACGCGAGGGGGGAGGAACAGGAAAAAGAAGGGAGGGACCAATGGCCAGAGTGGGGCCTGTCCCCCACCTTCAGGGCCTGCTGGCGCCGGCTGGACTGTTGTCGGCAAAGGTCGTAAGCAGAAGGTGGCCTCAGCCCAACCGCTGCAACGCCCCAAGGCGCCAAAGCTGCGTCCTCCGCGTTCGGCTGCGGTGGTTGTGCAGCTACAGCCAGCGGCAGCGGAGAGAGGAACAACATACGCGGATATCCTGAGAGAAGCCAAATCCAAGGTTGATATACAGAGCCTTGGTATCACGAGCCTCAGGATTCGCAAGGCAGCAACCGGCGCACGTGTGTTGGAAGTTGCGGGTGCTACAAGCACCGAGAAGGCCGACTCCTTAGCCACAAAGTTGAGAGAGTCGATGAGCGGAGACGTTGTAAAAGTCTCCAGACCCACAAAGTGCGCAAACATGCGCATTGTGGGACTGGATGACTCCGTCTCCACTCAGGAGGTGGTGGAGGCAGTTGCCAAAGCCGGAGGATGCACGGCCGACACAATCAAGGCTGGCGCTATCCGCGAGGGTGCAGGCGGAATGGGTTCAATCCTGCTGAGCTGTCCCATAGCAGCCGCCAAAAAGGTGGCTGATGGCGGTCGCCTCTTGGTGGGCTGGACCTCCGCGCAGGTCAAGGTCCTGGAGCCACGTCCTATGCGGTGTTACAGATGCTTCGAGGTCGGTCATACTCATGCCCTGTGTGACTCCGAAGTGGATCGTAGCACTCAATGCTACCGATGTGGCCAAACCGGCCACCAATCTTCGGAGTGTTCTGCCACCCCgcactgcacagtgtgcgaggcggcgCGAAGACCGGCAGAGCACCGATTGGGCGGTTCAACATGTACTGCCCAATCCAGAAGTAGAAGGAAGAACCGCAATGGACCAAAGGTTCCCCCGCGTCCTTCCCCCCCGCAAGCTGCGGGACGAGCCGGTGAAGAGCACATGAGCATCAATTGATGGCTCTAAACGCTCTACAGGCCAACATCAACCACTCTGCCAGGGCTCAGGACCTGTTGATCCAGAGCATGGCAGAGTGGCTGATTGACGTGGCGATGGTTTCGGAGCCATACTCAGTCCCTCCTAGGGAGAACTGGGTTGGTGACCGGACCGGAATGGCGGCACTGGTTACACGGACTGGGGCGGGATTGCCTCCATTTGCGCACATTGTGCGGGGTGGGGGCTATGCTGCCGCTGTCCTAGGCGATGTCACACTGGTCAGCGTGTACTTCTCGCCAAACCGCAGCCTGTCCGACTTCGAGCAGTTCTTGCTTGAGGTCGGTGTGCTTGTGGGGCGGAGGCGCACTGTCCGTGTGATAGTCGCTGGCGACTTGAACGCCAAGTCGACGGCCTGGGGCTGCCCGGCGACAGATAGTCGTGGCGAGGCAGTTGAAGAGTGGGCGCTGACCGCCGGATTGACCGTTGTCAACCGTGGATCGGTGAACACGTGCGTGCGGCAACAGGGCGGCTCTATCGTGGACGTTACGTTCGCGGACGCTGCCCTGGCGCGCTGTGTTCAGAGCTGGGAAGTGCAGGAGGGCGTGGAGACGCTGTCGGACCACTTGTACATCCGATTCAGTGTGTCCACGCTCCCTGCTACCCCGACGAGCCCGATCCGAGCCCTGGAAGGCAACGGTCCCAAGTGGGCATTAAAGCGCCTCGATTATGACGCGCTGGAGGAGGCGGTCATCATAGAGGCGTGGCTCCATCCCGGGGTCTCTCAGGATGTCGAGACGGAAGCTGAGGCAATACAGGCGGCTATCGCAAGAGTTTGCGATGCCTGTATGCCGCGAGTCAGAGCGCTTCCTGGTCGGCGAGCGGTGTACTGGTGGTCCGCCGAACTCTCGCAGCTACGCGCGTCCTGCGTAGAGGCGAGGCGCCGGTACACCAGAAGCCGAAGACGTCGCATCCGAGACGAGGTGCTCACAGCACAGGCCGCCGATGCGTATAGAGAGGCCAAGAGGGCCCTGCAGGTGGCTATCGGTGAGGCCAAAGACTTGGCGGAACGAGAGATGCTGGAGTCTCTTGACGCCGATCCGTGGGGCAGGCCGTACAGGATGGTGAGGCGTAAGCTTCGCCCCTGGGCTCCCCCACTGACTCAGAGCCTCCAGCCGGAGCTTGTGAGCCAAGTCGTGTCGGCCCTGTTTCCGAACAGGCCTGAACACACGCCTCCACCGATGGCACTGCGCGGCGAGCCAGACGAAGACGCCACGAACAATGAGGCAGAGGTGCCCCCTGTGACCGAGGCAGAGCTGCGGGTGGCGGTACGCAGGCTTCAGGCCAAAAACACCGCCCCAGGCCCCGATGGTATTCCCGGCCGTGTGTGGGTTGCTGCCCTAAGGGCAGAGGACGCGTTAGAGCCATGGCTGAGGGCTCTTTTTACAGCTTGCCTGGCGAGGGGCCAGTTTCCGCACCGTTGGAAAACGGGGAAACTGGTCCTGATTAAAAAAGACGGTAGGCCGGCAGATGCACCGTCTGCTTATAGGCCCATAGTGCTGCTTGATGAGGCGAGTAAGCTCCTCGAGCGAGTTATCGCCGCTCGGATCATCGAGCACCTTGAGGATGTCGGTCCGGACTTGAGCGCATACCAGTTCGGTTTCCGCCGGGGCAGATCCACCATCGACGCTATTGCGCGGGTGAGGGCCCTAGCGGACGCCGCTGTAGCTCGGGGGGAGGTCGTCTTGGCGGTGTCTCTGGACATCGCCAACGCCTTCAACACCCTGCCCTGGAGCTGCATCCGGGAAGCGCTCAAGTACCACGAGGTGCCCCCGTACCTCCGCCGGTTGCTAGCGGCATACCTCTCCGTGAGGGCCGTGAGCTTCCCGGCGTCTGAGGGATGGCGAGAGTGGTCAGtgtcgtgcggtgttccacagggttcgGTCCTCGGCCCGCTCCTGTGGAACATTGGCTACGACTGGGTGCTGCGTGGAGCGAATCTCCGAGGGGTCGACGTAACTTGTTACGCCGACGATACCCTTGTGACGGCTCGAAGCAGCACCTACCGAGAGGCTGCCATTCTCGCTACGGCGGGCGTGGCTCACGTGGTGGGGAAAATAAGACAGCTGGGTCTTGAGGTGGCACTGTCCAAGTCGGAAGCCTTGTGCTTCCATGGGCCTCGAGCAGCGCCGCCAACTGGTGCGCACATAGTGGTGGGGGGAGTTTCCATCGGCGTCAAATCGACGATGCGTTACCTAGGCCTCGTCCTAGACAGCCGATGGAACTTCCGTGCGCACTTCACCGGCTTGGCGCCAAGACTGGTTGCTGCTGCTGGCGCGCTTAGCCGGCTGCTGCCAAACATTGGTGGACCAAAGGTGGGCTGCCGACGCCTGTACTGCGGGGTGGTCCGATCAATGGCCCTGTATGGCGCTCCCATATGGGTAGACGCTCTTAGCGCCCATAACAGGGCCCTCTTGAGGAGGCCTCAAAGAGCCATGGCCACAAGAGTGGTGAGGGGGTACCGTACCATCTCGTTCGAGGCTGCTTGCGCCttggccggtacccccccatggGAGTTGGACGCCACAGTTCTGGCCAGTGTTTACCAACACACGGCTCGAGCGCGTGCTGACGGTGGTGCGCCGTCTCCGGAGGAGATCTCGAGACTGAGACATAACGCTCGTCGAGATACCCTCCTGAGATGGCTGCAAACGTTGGAGTCGCCGAGCGCTGGTCACAGAACAGTGGGGGCGATACGACCCGTTCTAGACGAATGGGTCGATAGACGGTTCGGGGCGCTCTCTTTCCGCCTGACGCAGGTCCTGTCCGGGCATGGCTGCTTTGGCAGATACCTGTGCAGGGTCGCTGGAAGAGAGCCGACCCCAGTCTGCCACCATTGCGGCGCCGCCGAGGATACGGCGGACCATACTCTCGCCGCATGCCCAGAATGGGCTGAGTCGCGGACGCGACTCAGGTGCGTGGTGGGCCAGGATCTGTCGTTGCCTGCCGTGGTCTCGGCCATGGTCGGCAGCGAGAGGGCCTGGAGGGCGGTATACTCCTTCTGCGAGGACGTGGTGGCGCAGAAGGAGGCCGCCGAGAGGTCGCGGGAGGCCGATCCTGCGTCTGACCCGATCCGTCGGACTCGGGTGGGACGGAGGAGGTTGGCGCATGATCGGCGCGTCCCGTAAGTGGGGATGCTGGTGACGGATGCGGGGGGCGTCCGTCACCCGGCACTAAGTCCCCGTGTTGGTAGGCGCGCGTGTGTTCCGCGCGTCACTGACGATTAAGAGCACCACAGTGCTCACCGAGCCGGGTCCGTATGGACACCGCCTGGGAGTCGCGGATGTATGCGGGCGCGTCCCCGTGGCTCCCACTCAGGCGGCAAGatgaacaccgttgggttttagtgggtaggcgggatacttgagatcccggagtcccacataacccgtcgtcatccccatggcggcgggtatgcgtaaatgcatttcccaacgttaaaaaaaaaaaaaaaaaaaaaaaaaaaaaaaaaaaaaaaaaaaaaaaaaaaaaaaaaaaaaaaaaaaaaaaaaaaaaaaaaaggttaggttaggttaggttaggttaggttaggttaggttaggttaggttcccgttATACGAACCCGGACTACATCGGAGGAAGTGCGGCGGTTGGAGACTGCCAACGCTAAGCTAGCGAGGGAGGTCGCCGACTTGCGTCGCGACCTTCAGGAGCTGCGGCAGCGTCCAACCCAGTCCTCGGAGCCTAGCCTCCGCCAGCTACTGGAGGAGACGGCCCGCGCCAATGCCGAGATGTTCGGCAATATGCTGAACGCTCGGCTGGCCGGCATCGAGGGCCGTCTCCTTCCCGAGCCCCGTATGAGGCCCCCGCTTGCAGCGGACGTCAGGACTGCCAGGGCAAACCCCGCTGCCAAAGAGCCAGCAGGGGCCCCGGTCGCCTCCACAAGCGGCAGTGGCCGCCCCTTGACAGGACCAGGCGCAGAACCAAAGCCTGTCAAAGAGGCTCCCACAAACAGCCAGGCCTCTTCTGCTCCCCCttcttcgggaaagaaggggaaaagcaagaagaaaagtctggctgcacaggaggcagcagaggctcggcgccagcctgcccctgcaccaacggcggagccgtggaccgctgttgttggccgaaaggcaaaaaacaaggcggccaaagcggccaaagcggccaaagagcCGCTAAAGCCTCGGCCCACGGCCCAGAAGAGGGCAAAGCTCCGGACACCAAGAACGGCAGCGGTATCGCTGACCTTGGTGCCCGGAGTCGAGGAGAGAGGCGTAACATACGCCTCGATCCTCTCCGACGCCAAGCGGCGCGTCTCCCTCGCTGACCTCGGAATCAGCAACATGCGGTTCCGCAGGGCGGCGACGGGTGCGCGCCTGCTTGAGATCGGAGGGGAGGACTCGGCGGCGAAGGCGGACTCCCTCGCTAAGAAGCTGAGGGAGGTCCTCAGCCCGGAAGCGGTCAGGGTCGTCCGCCCAGTGAAGcgcgcggaaatccgcgtcactgggctggacgactcAGCCGACGCCATTGAGGTGGCTGATGCTGTGGCCAAGGAAGGAGGGTGCGCGGTCGAAGACCTCAAGTATGGTCGAATCGTCGTTGGGCCGAGAGGTGATGGCTCCCTCTGGCTCAGCTGTCCTGTCGCGGCCGCCAGGAGGCTGTCCGACTCTGGCCGACTACTGGTCGGGTGGACGTCGGCCAGAGTAAGGCTCCTCGACTCCAGACCGGCACGGTGTTACCGCTGTCTGGAGCCCGGGCACCTCGGAGTCAAGTGCTCgtgcgaggttgaccgcagcAAGCTCTGCTTCCGCTGCGGCCAA
It contains:
- the LOC126374651 gene encoding uncharacterized protein LOC126374651; this translates as MEALKNSTTHAGSRETGESSLRPPIVCGGGCDRSVGSDSLRKSPTQRVDFYPAFDATTTGQDSRAPTPSALPEVRVVLERIPTPISKSAPNAEGAAPGPSAQSEQPRSRPYSASSSDEVSSLRTVCSMESVTSLPEGKLWRKRKTASLSDPSSDDGSQVPETARGSPVLRARAKRGRGRPPTTGEYVGLAKAKAEHNRAVREALRLQAEEEVAKAAKRTFYLRRSNPSSETETQLMDSGSEAVSLTAAELHEKAKEAIGIVRNVAVKSGQLKGTFVRALKDAAQLLQESLSALHATSTSDETRKLQEQNARQQAKLDAQQKEIDVLRGEMRQLKASLNPTQRVPSPAPEPLAESPQPESAPRAVRSLPARRANPPPATSSRAVSDKEEGLVAQIISQVGFMIDAKLAGLEDRLLPPKVTRPPLAADRKNALSYAAAAKASAAAAKAPATTVAKKATATAATAASTSRAAPSAALQGPTAAASSSASAPPKKRKTRGGRNRKKKGGTNGQSGACPPPSGPAGAGWTVVGKGRKQKVASAQPLQRPKAPKLRPPRSAAVVVQLQPAAAERGTTYADILREAKSKVDIQSLGITSLRIRKAATGARVLEVAGATSTEKADSLATKLRESMSGDVVKVSRPTKCANMRIVGLDDSVSTQEVVEAVAKAGGCTADTIKAGAIREGAGGMGSILLSCPIAAAKKVADGGRLLVGWTSAQVKVLEPRPMRCYRCFEVGHTHALCDSEVDRSTQCYRCGQTGHQSSECSATPHCTVCEAARRPAEHRLGGSTCTAQSRSRRKNRNGPKVPPRPSPPQAAGRAGEEHMSIN